A region from the Geobacter benzoatilyticus genome encodes:
- a CDS encoding DmsE family decaheme c-type cytochrome: protein MLKVSLKIRTIIQFIAAVLAMILLASCAELKQDRPFRPVREYERMIVGRLDAEYVGTDNCVSKCHKHEKITDDFKHSVHGEQIKPETGLPLVNCESCHGPGSLAIEKIGDDVESNDEQKVKCDTKALLDIHNLPTPAQSLICLKCHAAASVPTLAHWKGSIHALNDVGCFDCHKLHRGARQKVTREETAELCYSCHPEVKAENSLFSHHPLREKKMTCTDCHDPHGTVQSHLLKGNTPKELCTRCHMEKQGPFAFEHGDVTENCATCHSPHGSVNNYLLNAAMPFLCLQCHAGHVVGWDGSALYNNRCTDCHSQIHGTDIPTPTEKKGSFIR, encoded by the coding sequence ATGCTTAAAGTGTCCCTGAAGATTAGAACCATCATACAGTTCATCGCAGCAGTGCTCGCAATGATTCTTCTCGCCTCCTGCGCCGAACTCAAGCAGGATCGCCCATTCCGTCCCGTACGCGAGTACGAGCGGATGATAGTGGGGCGCCTCGATGCAGAGTACGTTGGGACGGACAACTGTGTCTCAAAGTGCCACAAGCACGAAAAGATAACCGACGACTTCAAGCATAGCGTCCATGGTGAACAGATTAAGCCCGAGACAGGCCTGCCGCTTGTGAACTGCGAGTCGTGCCATGGGCCGGGGAGCCTCGCCATAGAGAAGATCGGGGATGATGTTGAGTCTAATGACGAGCAAAAGGTCAAATGCGACACGAAAGCACTGCTTGATATCCACAATCTTCCAACTCCTGCCCAGTCACTCATTTGCCTCAAGTGTCACGCTGCGGCGTCGGTTCCTACCCTTGCCCACTGGAAAGGGAGCATCCACGCCCTGAACGACGTGGGGTGCTTCGACTGCCACAAACTCCACCGGGGCGCACGGCAAAAAGTGACGCGGGAAGAGACCGCGGAACTCTGCTACAGTTGCCATCCCGAGGTCAAGGCGGAGAACAGTCTCTTCTCGCACCACCCGTTGCGGGAGAAGAAAATGACCTGCACCGATTGCCACGATCCCCACGGAACGGTTCAGTCCCATCTCCTTAAGGGGAATACTCCCAAGGAGCTTTGCACCCGCTGCCACATGGAAAAGCAGGGGCCTTTTGCCTTCGAACACGGCGATGTTACCGAGAATTGCGCCACTTGCCATTCGCCGCACGGTTCGGTCAATAACTATCTCCTGAATGCGGCCATGCCGTTTCTTTGTCTTCAGTGCCATGCAGGGCATGTTGTGGGATGGGATGGCTCGGCGTTGTATAACAATCGCTGTACCGACTGTCATTCGCAGATACATGGGACCGATATTCCCACGCCGACCGAGAAAAAGGGGAGTTTCATCCGGTAG
- a CDS encoding ABC transporter ATP-binding protein — MAEQNDEGGLFHKLMHGLAGSIFPNEQTYRQIDLSDTRGVSIRIENLNKFFGEKHVLKDVSLEIHAGETFAIIGPSGTGKSVLLRHIVKLVRPDSGEIYIDNNPIFGGSGGKSSLDYRYSMVFQSSALFNSLSVGENVGLWLREKRVCKESRIREMIREKLAMVGLEGTENLKTSELSGGMKKRVAIARSLAMNPDLILYDEPTAELDPVTTDELANTILDLKKSTKNTTVIVTHDLNFALYIADRIAMMHGGTIVDVGTPAEMKASENPIIKGFIYTTTKGIKG; from the coding sequence ATGGCTGAGCAAAATGATGAAGGCGGATTGTTCCATAAACTTATGCACGGGCTTGCCGGCTCCATATTCCCTAACGAACAAACGTACCGTCAAATAGATTTGAGCGATACTCGCGGCGTATCGATCAGGATTGAGAACCTTAACAAGTTCTTCGGCGAAAAGCATGTCCTCAAGGATGTGAGCCTGGAGATACATGCCGGTGAAACATTTGCCATTATCGGACCTTCGGGTACCGGCAAGAGCGTGCTGCTCAGGCACATTGTGAAATTGGTGCGTCCGGACAGCGGAGAGATATACATAGACAACAATCCGATTTTTGGCGGCAGCGGCGGTAAATCATCCCTCGATTACCGCTACAGCATGGTTTTTCAGTCATCGGCTCTCTTTAACTCGCTTTCCGTGGGAGAAAACGTTGGGTTGTGGCTGAGGGAAAAACGGGTCTGCAAGGAGTCGCGGATCAGGGAAATGATTCGCGAGAAGCTGGCCATGGTGGGGCTTGAGGGGACGGAAAATCTTAAAACCTCGGAGCTCTCGGGCGGGATGAAAAAGCGGGTTGCCATCGCGCGCTCACTGGCCATGAATCCCGACCTGATTCTTTACGATGAGCCCACCGCCGAACTCGACCCTGTCACCACCGACGAGTTGGCCAATACGATTCTTGATCTCAAGAAATCCACGAAAAATACGACGGTAATTGTTACCCACGACTTGAACTTCGCCCTGTACATAGCAGACCGTATTGCCATGATGCACGGCGGAACCATTGTCGATGTCGGAACTCCCGCCGAGATGAAGGCGAGCGAAAATCCGATCATAAAAGGTTTCATTTACACCACTACCAAGGGAATCAAGGGATAA
- a CDS encoding acetoin utilization protein AcuC: MSAKTALIYSQDFSHFSYGDEHPFKVQRINLAFELMRRFGLTELPGADIVDCPRVDESALLTFHTSDYLDRLREFNSSDEPRADFRYGLGDLDNPVFKGFYDWSTLVTGGTVEAARLVTEEGYDIAFSMAGGWHHAHSSKAAGFSYLNDAVIAINTLLEKGLRVAYLDIDAHHGDGVQEAFYDTDRVLTVSIHESGIYFFPGTGFEDEIGTGKGRGYSVNVPLEAHTDDALFMKAFDEVAYPLLAAFNPDVLVTQLGSDTFRTDPLTRLEITTHSYTYILRKLKALKIPWVAVGGGGYNMVNVARAWTLAWGIMNGVELPVKLPESFVDIIGPLGYPNRMLLDAMHWAEEDDRNRALDAVERSIAAIRASIFPIIIGRYAAAAGE; the protein is encoded by the coding sequence TTGTCTGCAAAAACCGCCCTCATATACTCGCAGGACTTCAGTCATTTCAGTTATGGCGATGAACATCCGTTCAAGGTCCAGCGCATTAACCTTGCCTTTGAACTCATGCGCCGGTTCGGGCTGACGGAACTTCCCGGCGCCGATATTGTTGATTGCCCAAGGGTGGACGAGTCGGCTCTTCTTACCTTCCACACTTCAGACTATCTGGATCGTTTGCGCGAGTTCAATTCTTCCGATGAACCCCGCGCCGATTTCCGCTACGGGCTCGGGGATCTGGATAATCCCGTTTTCAAGGGGTTTTATGACTGGTCTACCCTTGTTACCGGCGGCACTGTCGAAGCGGCCCGTCTTGTGACTGAGGAAGGTTATGACATCGCGTTCTCCATGGCCGGCGGCTGGCATCACGCCCATAGCAGCAAGGCAGCGGGCTTCTCTTACCTGAATGATGCGGTTATCGCCATAAATACCCTTTTGGAGAAGGGGCTGCGGGTTGCGTATCTGGACATTGACGCCCACCATGGTGACGGTGTTCAGGAGGCCTTTTACGATACGGACCGGGTACTTACCGTTTCCATCCACGAGAGCGGCATTTACTTCTTTCCGGGTACGGGGTTCGAAGACGAAATCGGTACCGGCAAGGGGAGGGGGTATTCGGTAAATGTTCCCCTTGAGGCACACACCGACGATGCCCTTTTCATGAAAGCTTTCGACGAGGTGGCTTACCCCCTGCTTGCCGCGTTCAATCCCGATGTCCTGGTAACCCAGCTCGGCTCCGATACTTTTCGCACCGACCCCCTAACGCGGCTTGAGATTACCACCCACAGCTATACGTATATATTGCGCAAGCTGAAGGCGCTCAAGATACCGTGGGTGGCGGTCGGCGGCGGCGGGTACAACATGGTGAACGTGGCGCGGGCCTGGACCCTGGCCTGGGGGATAATGAACGGCGTAGAGCTGCCAGTGAAGCTGCCGGAGTCCTTTGTGGACATCATAGGCCCGCTGGGATATCCGAACCGGATGCTCCTCGATGCCATGCATTGGGCGGAGGAGGATGACCGGAACAGGGCGCTTGATGCCGTTGAACGGAGCATTGCCGCCATCAGGGCGTCGATTTTTCCCATCATTATTGGACGGTATGCCGCGGCTGCCGGGGAATAG
- a CDS encoding ammonium transporter has product MDQMSMATGLRNSSDVLFLMLGAVMVFAMHAGFAFLEVGTVRKKNQVNAFVKILTDWSVSTVAYFLIGFPIAYGISFLVPAGDLLGTTQGYDLVRYFFLLCFSACIPAIISGGIAERAKFWPQVLAGAIFASLTYPIFESLIWGKNASFLQGLFKSIGGAEFHDYAGSVVVHSMGGWLALPAVLILGPRMGRYIRGKSHPIPVSNIPFLALGSWILAVGWFGFNVMSAGHLDKISGLVAVNSLLAMVGGVLAALVAGRNDPGFVHNGALAGLIAVCAGSDLMHPLGAFVTGAIASVIFVYGFQIEQERLKIDDVLGVWPLHGIIGSWGGIAAGIFGQPLLGGMGGVSFVSQFLGTIAAILFALANGFVVYGILSKTVGIRLSDEEEFAGADLSIHKIGAYPEDHVR; this is encoded by the coding sequence ATGGATCAGATGTCGATGGCGACAGGTCTCAGAAACAGCTCTGACGTGCTCTTTCTTATGCTCGGCGCGGTCATGGTTTTTGCCATGCACGCCGGTTTCGCCTTTCTCGAAGTTGGGACGGTCCGCAAGAAAAACCAGGTCAACGCATTCGTAAAAATCCTTACCGACTGGTCGGTGTCCACAGTCGCCTATTTTCTGATCGGTTTCCCCATCGCCTACGGGATATCCTTCCTCGTACCGGCAGGCGATCTTCTGGGGACCACCCAGGGGTACGACCTCGTCCGCTATTTCTTCCTCCTCTGCTTCTCGGCCTGCATTCCGGCCATCATCTCCGGAGGGATTGCCGAGCGTGCGAAATTCTGGCCCCAGGTGCTCGCGGGGGCAATCTTCGCCTCCCTGACCTACCCAATCTTCGAATCCCTCATATGGGGGAAGAACGCCTCGTTCCTCCAGGGGTTATTCAAGAGCATCGGCGGCGCCGAATTCCATGATTATGCCGGTTCAGTTGTGGTCCACTCCATGGGCGGGTGGCTGGCTCTTCCCGCAGTCCTCATCCTCGGCCCACGGATGGGACGATACATAAGAGGCAAGTCCCACCCGATTCCCGTCAGCAATATCCCTTTCCTGGCCCTTGGCTCCTGGATCCTGGCCGTTGGATGGTTCGGCTTCAATGTCATGAGCGCCGGCCACCTGGACAAGATATCAGGCCTTGTTGCGGTGAATTCCCTGCTGGCCATGGTGGGTGGCGTGCTGGCGGCACTTGTTGCCGGCAGAAACGACCCCGGCTTCGTGCACAACGGCGCCCTCGCCGGGCTCATCGCAGTCTGCGCCGGCAGCGACCTCATGCATCCGCTGGGAGCGTTCGTCACCGGCGCAATCGCCTCCGTCATTTTTGTCTACGGCTTCCAGATCGAGCAGGAACGTCTCAAGATCGACGATGTCCTCGGCGTTTGGCCCCTGCACGGCATCATCGGCTCATGGGGGGGGATCGCTGCCGGGATCTTCGGCCAGCCTCTTCTCGGCGGAATGGGTGGGGTATCGTTCGTTTCGCAATTTCTCGGCACAATCGCCGCCATTCTTTTCGCCCTGGCCAATGGATTCGTAGTGTACGGCATCCTTTCCAAAACCGTCGGCATACGCCTGTCCGATGAGGAAGAGTTTGCCGGCGCCGACCTCTCAATTCACAAAATCGGCGCTTACCCGGAGGACCATGTGCGCTGA
- a CDS encoding response regulator, with the protein MVEKKQLGDLLVEEGIITLKTIERALERQKGSGKRLGQVLEEMGVITGEELIDALSKQMGIKTVKGFVDYAFPPELLSLVPQDMAVQRLVFPLKLKDGKLALALNDPFDQDIVEFLAKKHRIQVIPILATRQELMTAVEKHYLHGKLKDTARQKVLVVEDSLPVATIIQVALQKEGYDVVVTHDGVDGLKSAVTEKPDLIICDAVMPRMDGHGLFRALRANPATANIPVILLTSKATGEDEQRALDAGFMDFIAKPVQPIRIVTRVKRAFDLIKHYK; encoded by the coding sequence ATGGTAGAAAAGAAACAACTGGGCGACCTGCTTGTGGAGGAAGGGATCATCACCTTAAAGACGATCGAGCGGGCCTTGGAGCGTCAGAAGGGTAGCGGCAAACGGCTTGGCCAGGTTCTGGAAGAGATGGGGGTTATCACCGGCGAGGAACTGATCGATGCCCTTTCAAAGCAAATGGGCATCAAAACCGTGAAAGGTTTTGTCGACTACGCATTCCCCCCCGAACTGCTATCCCTGGTTCCCCAGGACATGGCGGTGCAGCGGCTTGTATTCCCGCTCAAACTGAAGGATGGGAAACTTGCCCTTGCCCTGAACGATCCCTTTGACCAGGATATTGTTGAATTTCTGGCCAAAAAGCACCGGATACAGGTCATACCGATTCTCGCAACGCGGCAGGAACTCATGACCGCCGTGGAAAAGCACTATCTCCATGGCAAGCTGAAAGATACGGCACGTCAGAAGGTCCTTGTGGTTGAGGACTCCCTGCCTGTGGCAACCATTATCCAGGTGGCGCTCCAGAAAGAGGGATATGACGTGGTGGTGACCCATGACGGGGTTGACGGTCTCAAGTCAGCCGTGACTGAAAAACCCGACCTGATTATCTGTGATGCGGTCATGCCGCGCATGGACGGCCATGGACTCTTCCGGGCATTGCGGGCCAACCCCGCAACCGCAAACATTCCCGTTATCCTCCTGACCTCCAAGGCCACCGGTGAGGACGAGCAGCGGGCGCTGGATGCCGGCTTCATGGACTTCATCGCCAAACCGGTTCAGCCGATACGCATCGTTACAAGGGTTAAGAGAGCCTTTGACTTGATAAAACATTACAAATAG
- the gltX gene encoding glutamate--tRNA ligase, whose product MSDIRLRFAPSPTGYLHVGGARTALFNWLLARRQQGTFILRIEDTDVARSTQESVDAILQGMTWLGLDWDEGPFYQSDRFPVYKEFVEKLVAEGKAYRCYCTPEELEAKREQAMKDGRKPKYDGTCRNRSDVPDGKPYVIRFKAPHEGVTAFDDLIKGRISFNNDELDDLIIQRSDGTPTYNFVVVIDDATMGISTVIRGDDHVNNTPRQILLYEALGYPVPRFAHVPMILGADKTRLSKRHGATSVMAYRDMGFLPEAVVNYLVRLGWSHGDQEIFSKEELIEKFSIEAVGKSAGVFNPDKLLWLNHHYIKESDPERLAELLVPFLAERGVDTAAGPSLPLVVKTLQERSRTLVEMADGALFYYQGEVSYDEQAAAKHLVPAAGPLLEALASRLDGLADFSQAGIEAAFKEFIAEQGVKLGQVGPAVRVALCGGTASPGIYEVIEALGKEETLRRVRRAVAFMGGV is encoded by the coding sequence ATGTCCGACATACGTCTTCGCTTTGCGCCGAGCCCCACCGGCTACCTGCACGTTGGGGGCGCGCGTACCGCGCTCTTTAACTGGCTTCTTGCCCGCAGGCAGCAGGGGACCTTCATCCTTCGGATCGAGGATACCGACGTTGCCCGTTCCACCCAGGAATCGGTTGACGCCATTCTCCAGGGTATGACCTGGCTCGGCCTCGATTGGGACGAGGGGCCTTTCTACCAGTCAGACCGTTTCCCGGTGTACAAGGAGTTCGTTGAAAAACTGGTCGCCGAGGGCAAGGCCTACCGGTGCTACTGCACCCCCGAAGAGCTTGAAGCAAAGCGCGAGCAGGCCATGAAGGACGGGAGAAAGCCCAAATATGACGGCACCTGCCGCAATAGAAGCGACGTGCCCGACGGAAAGCCCTATGTCATTCGTTTCAAGGCCCCCCATGAGGGGGTAACGGCCTTTGACGATCTCATCAAGGGGCGCATTTCATTCAACAACGACGAGCTCGACGACCTTATCATCCAGCGCAGCGACGGTACCCCCACCTACAACTTCGTGGTGGTCATCGATGATGCCACCATGGGGATTTCCACCGTCATCCGGGGTGACGACCACGTTAACAATACCCCACGCCAGATTCTTCTCTACGAGGCCCTCGGGTATCCGGTTCCCCGCTTCGCCCACGTGCCGATGATCCTCGGCGCCGACAAGACCCGGCTCTCCAAGCGTCACGGCGCCACCAGCGTCATGGCTTACCGGGACATGGGATTCCTTCCCGAGGCCGTGGTCAACTATCTGGTGCGGCTCGGCTGGAGCCACGGCGACCAGGAAATCTTCAGCAAGGAAGAGCTCATCGAGAAATTTTCCATCGAGGCGGTGGGTAAGTCGGCCGGGGTTTTCAATCCTGACAAACTCCTCTGGCTCAACCATCATTACATCAAGGAGAGTGATCCCGAGCGGCTGGCGGAACTCCTCGTGCCGTTCCTTGCGGAGCGCGGAGTCGATACGGCGGCGGGACCGAGCCTTCCGCTCGTGGTCAAAACGCTCCAGGAGCGCTCCCGCACCCTTGTGGAGATGGCAGATGGCGCTCTCTTCTACTATCAGGGCGAGGTGAGCTATGATGAGCAGGCGGCCGCAAAGCACCTGGTCCCGGCTGCCGGGCCACTGCTCGAGGCCCTTGCCTCCAGGCTTGATGGACTTGCCGATTTCAGCCAGGCGGGCATTGAGGCTGCGTTCAAGGAATTCATTGCGGAACAAGGAGTAAAGCTGGGACAGGTAGGCCCGGCGGTTCGCGTTGCCCTGTGTGGCGGCACTGCTTCGCCCGGCATTTATGAGGTGATAGAGGCTCTCGGCAAGGAGGAGACCCTGCGGAGGGTCCGGCGCGCGGTGGCATTCATGGGCGGCGTGTAG
- a CDS encoding DNA gyrase inhibitor YacG, producing the protein MSDTTTTIIQCPHCRKETPWQGNPFRPFCSKRCKTMDLAAWADEEYRIASEDSPGEDESDDHH; encoded by the coding sequence ATGAGCGATACTACGACAACCATAATCCAGTGCCCGCACTGTCGCAAAGAAACTCCATGGCAGGGGAACCCCTTTCGCCCTTTCTGCTCGAAACGGTGCAAGACCATGGACCTTGCCGCCTGGGCCGACGAAGAATACCGCATCGCCAGCGAAGATTCGCCCGGCGAGGATGAATCAGACGATCACCATTAA
- a CDS encoding methyltransferase, with the protein MDEKIWTPAELLQLSGGYWSVCALHAAVALDVVTPLAGEPLTAAEAADFLGADARGIAMLLDALAAMALVYKRDGRFEATPFAAKYLAKCSPDYLGYIIMHHHYLMPGWSRLDVAVRSGGPVRESSSHGNDEGERESFLMGMFNLAMQSAPRVAPLIDLSGRGRLLDLGGGPGTWAIHFCMQNPALEAVVYDFPATRRFAEETIVRFGLAERIGFVAGDFLDNGIPGGFDVVWLSQILHAYGPDQCEIILQKAIASLEPGGVLLVQEFILNDDRSGPLFPALFSLNMLVGTSAGQAYAEGELCAMLAAAGLRDVRRLPLELPNGAGIIAGTMP; encoded by the coding sequence ATGGATGAGAAGATTTGGACTCCGGCTGAATTGCTGCAACTTTCGGGAGGATACTGGAGCGTTTGCGCGCTGCATGCGGCGGTGGCTTTGGATGTTGTAACCCCCCTGGCGGGGGAGCCCCTCACTGCGGCGGAGGCGGCAGATTTTCTCGGTGCTGACGCGCGGGGTATTGCCATGCTTCTCGACGCCCTGGCAGCCATGGCGCTGGTGTATAAGCGCGACGGGAGGTTCGAAGCCACCCCCTTTGCGGCAAAGTACCTTGCGAAATGCTCGCCGGATTATCTGGGGTATATCATCATGCATCACCACTATCTCATGCCGGGGTGGTCCAGGCTTGACGTGGCCGTGAGAAGCGGAGGCCCTGTCAGGGAAAGCTCGTCCCATGGCAATGATGAGGGGGAGCGCGAGAGCTTCCTCATGGGAATGTTCAACCTGGCCATGCAGAGTGCACCGAGAGTTGCGCCCCTGATTGATCTTTCCGGTCGCGGGCGTCTTCTTGACCTTGGAGGGGGCCCCGGCACCTGGGCAATTCATTTTTGCATGCAGAACCCCGCCCTTGAGGCGGTTGTCTACGACTTTCCCGCTACGCGCCGCTTTGCCGAGGAGACGATCGTACGCTTCGGCCTGGCAGAGCGGATTGGATTCGTTGCAGGAGATTTTCTTGATAACGGGATCCCCGGGGGCTTTGACGTGGTCTGGCTTTCCCAGATTCTCCATGCCTACGGTCCGGACCAGTGTGAAATTATTCTGCAAAAGGCGATCGCGTCCCTGGAGCCGGGAGGGGTGCTCCTGGTCCAAGAGTTCATCCTGAATGACGATAGAAGCGGTCCGCTTTTCCCGGCACTCTTCTCCCTGAATATGCTGGTCGGGACCTCTGCCGGTCAGGCGTATGCCGAAGGGGAACTTTGCGCCATGCTGGCCGCGGCGGGGCTCCGCGATGTGAGGCGCCTGCCCCTGGAGCTTCCTAACGGCGCCGGGATTATAGCCGGAACGATGCCTTGA
- a CDS encoding acyl-[acyl-carrier-protein] thioesterase, which yields MTTVNPIFEATYTIRSFDVDANGFVRPATLLGYLQEVSTEHIALLGVSVRDLMAKGFTWVLSRVHLQIEHYPRRGDEVTIRTWPSQREGRFSSREFELFDRKGAVVARATTSWAVIDFKSRKPVHVDHHPPYPLTPRRVIEDRFATLPTIEKEQGGTQFTVRRSDLDLNRHVNHMVYAGWALDAVPDELAAKYKPVSLEIGYRAEALAGEEVTVSSNCTEENGNILVIHRISASDGRELTRLRTRWQQ from the coding sequence ATGACAACCGTAAACCCTATCTTTGAAGCCACATATACCATTCGCTCCTTCGATGTTGATGCCAATGGTTTTGTCCGCCCGGCTACGCTTCTCGGCTATCTTCAGGAAGTCTCAACAGAGCATATCGCGCTCCTGGGAGTATCGGTCAGAGATCTCATGGCCAAAGGATTTACCTGGGTATTATCGCGGGTACATCTCCAAATTGAACACTATCCGAGACGGGGTGATGAAGTAACTATCCGTACCTGGCCGTCGCAAAGGGAGGGGCGATTCAGCTCCCGCGAATTCGAACTGTTCGACCGTAAAGGGGCTGTCGTGGCGCGGGCGACCACATCATGGGCCGTCATTGATTTCAAAAGCCGGAAGCCGGTGCATGTGGACCATCACCCCCCCTACCCCCTCACCCCGCGCCGCGTCATTGAAGACCGTTTCGCAACGCTCCCGACCATCGAAAAGGAACAGGGGGGAACGCAATTTACGGTGCGACGTTCTGATCTGGATCTGAACCGGCACGTTAACCACATGGTCTACGCCGGCTGGGCGCTGGACGCCGTGCCCGACGAACTGGCCGCAAAGTACAAGCCCGTATCGCTTGAGATCGGCTATCGTGCCGAGGCCCTGGCGGGCGAAGAAGTTACCGTCTCCAGCAATTGCACCGAAGAAAACGGCAATATACTAGTCATCCACCGGATCTCCGCTTCGGACGGCCGTGAACTCACTCGTCTGCGGACCCGCTGGCAGCAGTGA
- a CDS encoding TetR/AcrR family transcriptional regulator yields MTKAECRNKLLEVGTQLFAERGLHGVSIRELSQSAEASISMISYYFGGKEGLYSAVLKEQFACFDEIEEIRQQGTDPVAMIEAYIRWTLQRHRNNPYLLRFYTSELTNPTPYFHSIVSPAIGKVIGILADIVEDGIRQGRFRKDVNAVNAVLALAGMVNYYVLSTLATEHLITHSPDLDEQLVHQYLAIFMGGIMSAEPQAEITAASGSADE; encoded by the coding sequence ATGACAAAAGCGGAATGCCGGAACAAGTTGCTGGAGGTGGGTACGCAGTTGTTTGCCGAACGGGGTTTGCACGGCGTCAGCATCAGGGAGTTGTCCCAATCTGCCGAGGCCAGCATTTCCATGATTTCATATTATTTCGGCGGTAAGGAAGGTCTGTACTCAGCGGTACTGAAGGAGCAGTTTGCCTGTTTCGATGAGATCGAAGAAATAAGGCAGCAGGGCACGGACCCCGTGGCCATGATAGAGGCCTATATTCGCTGGACTTTGCAGAGGCACCGGAACAATCCTTACCTGCTGCGCTTCTATACCAGCGAGCTCACCAATCCGACTCCCTATTTCCATTCAATCGTTTCGCCTGCAATCGGCAAGGTAATCGGGATACTTGCGGATATAGTCGAGGATGGAATCCGGCAGGGGCGGTTCCGTAAAGATGTCAATGCTGTTAATGCCGTGCTGGCCCTTGCCGGCATGGTGAACTATTACGTTCTGAGCACCCTGGCCACCGAACACCTGATCACCCATTCACCTGACCTGGACGAGCAGCTTGTTCACCAGTATCTGGCGATTTTCATGGGAGGGATAATGTCTGCGGAGCCGCAGGCTGAAATCACTGCTGCCAGCGGGTCCGCAGACGAGTGA
- a CDS encoding acetyl-CoA hydrolase/transferase C-terminal domain-containing protein encodes MSELHSRIRRKSLHAKIKKVDEVIPMFKDGMNLGWSGFTPAGYPKAVPIALADHVEKNQLQGKLRFNLFIGASVGVETEDRWASLDMIDRRWPYQTGKNIQAGINTGRIRMGDRHLSMFAQDLGYGFYTKENGGSLDIAIIECSAITEDGGLVLTASCGAVPEIVQIADKIIIEINTGIPSFEGLHDIIEPISPPNRPPYLISRVDDRAGSPYVRVDTDKIVAIIESNHPDNGRAFSEQDSTSEAIANNILEFFKFEVKEGRLPKNLLPLQSGVGSIANAVIGGLANGPFSGLKVWTEVLQDTMLDFIDSGKLDFASTVSLSFSVDGFKRFYEKFDHYKDKVIMRPLSIANHPEPIRRLGCIAMNTPVEFDIYAHANSTLVGGTRMINGIGGSGDFLRNAYLSIMHTPAARPTKTDPTGITCVVPHVPHVDHTEHDLDVLVTDQGLADLRGLDPKTRAQLIIDKCAHPDYKPILQEYFDMAKKDCLARKAGHEPQLLDRVFKMQVNLAKNGTMKIDNWDI; translated from the coding sequence ATGTCCGAACTACACAGCAGAATTAGAAGAAAAAGTCTGCACGCCAAGATCAAAAAAGTCGATGAAGTCATCCCCATGTTCAAGGACGGCATGAATCTCGGCTGGTCAGGTTTTACCCCCGCCGGTTACCCTAAAGCTGTTCCCATCGCTCTGGCAGATCATGTGGAAAAAAACCAGCTTCAGGGCAAGCTCAGGTTCAACCTTTTCATCGGCGCATCCGTCGGCGTGGAAACCGAAGACCGTTGGGCCTCTCTTGACATGATCGACCGCCGCTGGCCCTACCAGACCGGCAAGAATATCCAGGCCGGCATCAACACCGGGCGCATCCGCATGGGTGACCGACACCTCTCCATGTTCGCGCAAGACCTTGGTTATGGCTTTTACACCAAGGAAAACGGCGGTAGCCTTGACATCGCCATTATCGAATGCTCTGCCATAACCGAGGACGGCGGCCTTGTGCTCACCGCTTCCTGTGGTGCCGTGCCGGAAATAGTGCAGATTGCCGACAAGATCATCATCGAAATAAACACCGGGATTCCCAGCTTCGAAGGGCTTCACGACATCATCGAGCCCATCAGCCCCCCCAACCGTCCCCCGTATCTCATCAGCCGCGTTGACGACCGTGCCGGCTCACCCTACGTCCGCGTCGACACCGACAAAATTGTCGCAATCATCGAATCCAATCACCCGGACAACGGTCGCGCTTTCAGCGAGCAGGACTCCACCTCCGAAGCCATTGCAAACAACATCCTCGAGTTCTTCAAGTTCGAAGTAAAAGAAGGACGGCTGCCCAAGAATCTTCTCCCGCTCCAGTCCGGCGTCGGCTCCATCGCCAACGCAGTCATCGGCGGCCTGGCCAACGGCCCCTTCTCGGGACTGAAGGTCTGGACGGAAGTTCTGCAGGACACCATGCTCGATTTCATCGACTCGGGAAAACTGGATTTTGCCTCCACGGTCTCCCTCTCCTTCTCGGTGGACGGCTTCAAGCGCTTCTATGAGAAATTCGACCATTACAAAGATAAAGTAATCATGCGCCCCCTCTCCATCGCCAACCACCCGGAGCCGATCCGGCGCCTCGGGTGCATCGCCATGAATACCCCAGTAGAATTCGACATCTATGCCCATGCCAACTCAACACTCGTTGGCGGGACCAGGATGATCAACGGCATCGGCGGTTCCGGAGACTTCCTCCGCAATGCTTATCTCTCCATCATGCACACCCCGGCGGCCCGTCCGACCAAAACCGACCCGACCGGCATCACCTGCGTCGTGCCGCACGTACCGCACGTGGACCACACCGAGCATGACCTGGACGTACTGGTTACCGATCAGGGGCTGGCAGACCTCCGTGGCCTCGACCCGAAAACCCGTGCCCAGCTCATCATCGACAAGTGCGCCCACCCGGATTACAAGCCGATTCTTCAGGAGTATTTCGACATGGCCAAGAAGGATTGCCTTGCCCGCAAGGCCGGCCACGAGCCGCAACTCCTTGACCGGGTCTTCAAGATGCAGGTAAACCTCGCTAAAAACGGCACCATGAAGATCGACAACTGGGACATCTAA